In Cedecea neteri, a single genomic region encodes these proteins:
- a CDS encoding nitrate reductase subunit alpha, producing the protein MSKFLDRFRYFRQKGDTFANGHGQLLDTNRDWEEGYRQRWQHDKVVRSTHGVNCTGSCSWKIYVKSGLVTWETQQTDYPRTRPDMPNHEPRGCPRGASYSWYLYSANRLKYPQMRKRLIKLWREAKTQYNDPVEAWASIINDPDKAKSYKQARGRGGFVRSSWEEVNELIAAANVYTAKTYGPDRITGFSPIPAMSMVSYAAGTRYLSLIGGTCMSFYDWYCDLPPASPQTWGEQTDVPESADWYNAGYIIAWGSNVPQTRTPDAHFFTEVRYKGTKTVAVTPDYAEISKLCDQWLAPKQGTDAAMAMAMGHVMLREFHLDQPSQYFTDYVRRYTDMPMLVTLEPRDGFYAPANLLRAADLVDSLGQENNPQWKTVALADHSGELVAPNGSIGFRWGEKGKWNLEQRDGSTGEETALRLSLLGSHDEVAEVGFPYFGGESTEHFDNVKLKDVLLHKLPVKRLQLADGSSVLVATVYDLTLANYGLDRGLNDDNCASSYDEMKAYTPAWAEQITGVPRQDIVRIAREFADNADKTHGRSMIIVGAGVNHWFHMDMAYRGLINMLIFCGSIGQSGGGWGHYVGQEKLRPQTGWMPLAFALDWQRPPRHMNSTSYFYNHSSQWRYETVTADEFLSPLADKSRYTGHLIDFNVRAERMGWLPSAPQLGTNPLRIADRAKEAGMSPVDYTVEQLKSGGIRFAAEQPDSGYNHPRNMFIWRSNLLGSSGKGHEFMLKYLLGTEHGIQGKDLGQEGGLMPEEVEWVDNGLDGKLDLVVTLDFRLSSTCLYSDIVLPTATWYEKEDLNTSDMHPFIHPFSAAVDPCWESKSDWEIYKGIAKKFSEVCVGHLGKETDVVTLPIQHDSAAELAQPYGVMDWKKGECDLIPGKTAPHIIAVERDYPATYERFTSVGPLLEKMGNGGKGISWNTEKEVEFLRKLNYVKTDGPAKGQPMINTAIDAAEVVLSLAPETNGQVAVKAWAALSEFTGRDHTHLALPKEEEKIRFRDIQVQPRKIISSPTWSGLEDEHVSYNAGYTNVHELIPWRTLSGRQQLYQDHQWMRDFGESLVVYRPPIDTRSVDGMMGHKSNGNPEKALNFLTPHQKWGIHSTYSDNLLMLTLGRGGPIIWLCEADAKEIGIADNDWVEVFNKNGALTARAVVSQRVPAGMTMMYHAQERIMNLPGSEITGQRGGIHNSVTRITLKPTHMIGGYAQLAYSFNYYGTVGSNRDEFVVVRKMKDINWLDGEGNDQVQESVK; encoded by the coding sequence ATGAGCAAGTTCCTCGACCGGTTTCGTTATTTCAGGCAGAAGGGAGACACCTTCGCCAATGGACACGGCCAGCTACTCGATACCAATCGCGACTGGGAAGAAGGGTATCGCCAGCGCTGGCAGCATGACAAAGTGGTGCGCTCTACGCACGGCGTGAACTGCACCGGCTCCTGCAGCTGGAAGATTTATGTCAAAAGCGGCCTGGTGACCTGGGAAACCCAGCAAACTGACTACCCGCGTACCCGCCCGGATATGCCTAACCACGAACCTCGCGGCTGCCCGCGTGGCGCAAGCTATTCATGGTATCTCTACAGCGCCAACCGTCTGAAGTACCCGCAGATGCGTAAACGCCTGATCAAGCTGTGGCGCGAAGCGAAAACGCAGTATAACGATCCGGTTGAAGCCTGGGCATCGATCATCAACGATCCTGACAAAGCCAAAAGCTACAAACAGGCCCGTGGCCGCGGGGGATTTGTTCGTTCGAGCTGGGAAGAAGTTAACGAACTGATTGCAGCGGCGAACGTCTATACCGCAAAAACCTATGGCCCGGACCGTATCACCGGCTTCTCACCGATCCCGGCTATGTCGATGGTTTCTTACGCCGCAGGCACCCGCTATCTGTCGCTTATCGGCGGCACCTGCATGAGCTTCTATGACTGGTACTGCGACCTGCCGCCAGCGTCTCCGCAAACCTGGGGCGAACAGACTGACGTGCCTGAGTCCGCCGACTGGTACAACGCCGGTTACATCATCGCCTGGGGCTCCAACGTCCCGCAGACGCGTACCCCGGACGCCCACTTCTTCACCGAAGTTCGCTACAAAGGCACCAAAACGGTGGCCGTTACGCCGGACTATGCGGAAATCTCCAAGCTGTGCGACCAGTGGCTGGCACCGAAGCAGGGAACGGATGCCGCGATGGCGATGGCAATGGGCCACGTTATGCTGCGGGAGTTCCATCTCGACCAACCAAGCCAGTACTTCACCGACTACGTTCGCCGCTACACCGACATGCCAATGCTGGTGACGCTGGAACCGCGTGACGGTTTCTATGCGCCAGCTAATCTGCTGCGGGCGGCAGACCTGGTCGACAGTCTCGGCCAGGAAAATAACCCGCAGTGGAAAACCGTGGCGCTGGCTGACCACTCCGGTGAGCTGGTCGCACCGAACGGATCTATCGGCTTCCGCTGGGGTGAGAAAGGTAAGTGGAACCTGGAGCAGCGTGACGGCAGCACCGGAGAAGAAACCGCGCTGCGTCTGAGCCTGCTGGGCAGCCACGATGAAGTCGCCGAGGTGGGCTTCCCGTACTTTGGCGGTGAGAGCACCGAACATTTCGACAACGTCAAACTGAAAGACGTGCTGCTGCATAAGCTGCCGGTTAAACGCCTGCAGCTGGCGGACGGCTCAAGCGTGCTGGTGGCAACGGTTTACGATCTCACCCTGGCTAACTACGGCCTGGATCGTGGCCTGAACGATGATAACTGCGCCAGCAGCTACGATGAAATGAAGGCTTATACGCCCGCCTGGGCCGAGCAGATCACCGGCGTGCCTCGACAGGATATCGTGCGTATCGCCCGCGAGTTTGCGGATAACGCAGACAAAACTCATGGCCGCTCGATGATTATCGTGGGTGCGGGCGTGAACCACTGGTTCCATATGGATATGGCCTACCGCGGGCTGATCAATATGCTGATCTTCTGCGGCAGCATCGGGCAGAGCGGCGGTGGCTGGGGCCACTACGTTGGCCAGGAAAAACTGCGTCCGCAGACCGGCTGGATGCCGCTGGCGTTTGCCCTCGACTGGCAGCGCCCGCCTCGCCACATGAACAGCACCTCCTACTTCTATAACCACTCCAGCCAGTGGCGCTATGAGACGGTGACGGCGGACGAGTTCCTGTCGCCGCTGGCGGATAAGTCCCGCTACACCGGCCATCTGATCGACTTCAACGTGCGCGCCGAGCGTATGGGCTGGCTGCCGTCTGCCCCGCAGCTCGGCACTAACCCGCTGCGCATTGCTGACCGGGCGAAAGAGGCCGGAATGTCGCCGGTGGATTACACCGTTGAACAACTTAAATCCGGCGGTATCCGCTTCGCGGCGGAGCAGCCGGACTCCGGCTATAACCACCCGCGCAATATGTTTATCTGGCGTTCGAACCTGCTGGGCTCTTCCGGGAAGGGGCATGAATTTATGCTCAAATACCTGCTGGGCACCGAGCATGGCATTCAGGGGAAAGACCTGGGCCAGGAAGGTGGGCTGATGCCGGAAGAGGTGGAGTGGGTGGATAACGGCCTGGACGGCAAGCTGGATCTGGTGGTCACCCTGGATTTCCGCCTGTCGAGCACCTGCCTCTATTCCGACATTGTGCTGCCGACCGCCACCTGGTATGAGAAAGAAGATCTGAACACTTCGGATATGCATCCGTTTATTCACCCGTTCTCCGCCGCCGTGGATCCTTGTTGGGAGTCGAAGAGCGACTGGGAAATCTACAAAGGCATCGCGAAGAAATTCTCTGAAGTGTGCGTCGGCCACCTCGGGAAAGAGACCGATGTTGTGACGCTGCCGATTCAGCATGATTCCGCCGCCGAACTGGCTCAGCCGTATGGCGTCATGGACTGGAAGAAAGGCGAATGTGACCTGATCCCGGGCAAGACCGCGCCGCACATTATTGCCGTTGAGCGCGACTATCCGGCGACGTACGAACGCTTTACTTCCGTCGGGCCGCTGTTGGAGAAAATGGGCAACGGCGGGAAAGGCATTAGCTGGAATACCGAGAAAGAAGTCGAGTTCCTGCGCAAGCTCAACTACGTGAAGACCGACGGCCCGGCTAAAGGCCAGCCGATGATCAACACGGCCATTGATGCCGCCGAGGTTGTGCTCAGCCTGGCGCCGGAAACCAACGGTCAGGTGGCGGTGAAAGCCTGGGCTGCGCTCAGCGAATTTACCGGCCGCGACCACACTCACCTCGCACTGCCGAAAGAAGAAGAGAAGATTCGCTTCCGCGACATTCAGGTTCAGCCGCGCAAAATCATCTCCAGCCCGACCTGGTCCGGCCTGGAAGATGAACATGTCTCCTATAACGCGGGCTATACCAACGTGCACGAGCTGATCCCGTGGCGCACCCTGTCCGGCCGCCAGCAGCTTTATCAGGATCATCAGTGGATGCGCGACTTTGGCGAAAGCCTCGTGGTGTACCGTCCGCCGATTGATACCCGTTCCGTGGACGGCATGATGGGCCACAAGTCCAACGGCAACCCGGAAAAAGCGCTTAACTTCCTGACGCCGCACCAGAAATGGGGCATCCACTCCACCTACAGCGACAACCTGTTGATGCTGACGCTGGGGCGTGGTGGCCCGATTATCTGGCTGTGTGAAGCGGATGCGAAGGAAATCGGCATCGCCGATAACGACTGGGTTGAAGTGTTTAACAAAAACGGGGCGCTGACGGCGCGCGCGGTAGTGAGCCAGCGCGTTCCAGCCGGGATGACGATGATGTACCACGCGCAGGAACGCATCATGAACCTGCCGGGCTCTGAAATCACCGGCCAGCGCGGCGGCATTCATAACTCGGTGACCCGCATCACGCTGAAGCCAACCCACATGATTGGCGGCTACGCCCAGTTGGCCTACAGCTTTAACTATTACGGCACGGTCGGCTCTAACCGCGATGAGTTCGTGGTGGTTCGCAAGATGAAAGACATTAACTGGTTAGACGGCGAAGGCAATGACCAGGTACAGGAGAGCGTAAAATGA